DNA from Podarcis muralis chromosome 13, rPodMur119.hap1.1, whole genome shotgun sequence:
AAATACTTAAATAATGTGTATTGCAAAGCAATTTACACTTCTGTTTACATATAATGGATACAAGATTTAATTTTttagaattttttctttttttttaagcaaaccaaGGTGGAAAATACTTCCTATGTTGAAGGTTGAATAAGTGGGTGGAAGGCTATACACTTGAGAATTCAGTAGATTGCTTTGACATCCCCACTCACATGTGAACAAATATAGAAGAGGAAGCTGAATCACACTGCAAAGCCCCACCCTCTCAGGTTCATACAATTCACCATAAGCTTTATAGTAAGGGAGGCAACTAGTGTATCATGACATGAAAAGGCTCCCCATTGCacatacaataatttaaaatcaaGGAGGACTGCAAATGAGCCAAAGGTGATGTACTGGAGTGGGCAGCATTTGACatgctcttcttcctccccccccttttttttacttcGAGTAAATGGCTCTTTGGCATCTTCCACCATGACTTGTTTTCTGTTTGCACGGAATAAGAAGGACTGTAGACTTGATTCTGTTCTCCAAACACATTCCTCAACTTGGAGAGACTGAAGTCTTGTAGATAAAATTTCCGTTAAGCTGCTGAAGAAAAGGGAACTACAAATATTGTGCTGTACACAAACATCCATAAAACACATCAGCATAAATCAACATTCCATAACAAAGAACTCACAATAAAAACTTCATTCTTTTCTTCTGATTATCTGTTCCCTGTTGTTCAGCTGAGGCTGCAACAAAAGAATATAACActttggggaaaagatgcaaccaAACAACCCAGCGCTGGAAGCTAAGACAGAGAAGATCTCCACGGCTACCATATATTTCCCTTTAGTGCTCAAGTAACTAGGAACAAAAGATAACCAAACGCtacaaaagaccaacatgctgaaagtgatgaacttggcttcattgaaactgtctggcAATTTCCTGGCAAGGAAAGCCACAGTCAAACTTACAattgccaggaagcccatgtagacgaggacacagtaaaacatagtCACAGACCCCTCATTACATTCTAGTATAATTTCTTCAGCCATTGAGTGCATGTCAATGtctaggaatgggggagaggttgccagccacacaATACAAATGCCTGTTTGAATAAGGGAACAGGAAAGAACAATGGAGTAggccagtcttttccccacccacttcctcatcctggaacctggtttggtggccatgaaagccagaaccaccgTGATAGTCTTTGCTAGCACACAAGAAACAGCTACTGAGAAGAtaatgccaaaagcagtttgtcggaggagacatgttgcattctctggttggccaatgAATAATAAAGCACAAAGAAAGCAGAGCTGTagggagatgaggagagtgtaggtgaggttgcggttgttggctttgacgatgGGCGTCTTGTGGTTCTTCAGAAATATTCCCAGCACCAGTGCTGTGATTAaagcaaaggaaagagaaaggaaggctAAACTAATGCCTAAAGActcttcataagacaagaagcttATATCCTTGGGAATGCATGTATCTTTCCTCTTGCTAGGATAGTTTTCATCTGAGCATTTATTACAGTCATTCATATCTGGAgaaacaaagatgtttattgccattaatttcaacagcatGCCATAATTGCTCTCATTTCACGTATCCATTAAAATCCAGTGAAACTGTCAGTGTTGATACTATAAAGTTGTTCAATGGATATAAAGTATCATCAGAGTGGAAATAGGAATGCTGCATTGAAAATGACGTGGTCATCCATTTGGGGCTAAATGTGGCATAAATGTTTTGATAACATCTCAATAACATTCTAAACATTCCTCTGGATAACAGAACACAGCAGCCTTTGTGTTTGATCCAGAATAACTTAAGCAAACTTACACCGcttgcatttatttcatttggaGCTGAGGGCAAGTAATGGCAAGTGGATCCTGCCGTCTGTGTCTATTGCTTACCCTCCCTGTTTGAAATCTTCCCATCTGGGCATGGGATGCAATCGTAGCAACAAAAAGGCTCCccttccttcactttcttgctaGATCCAGGTTGGCAACTCACAGTACATACGGAATGAGGCTGAACCTGAACCATAATGAAAGAGCATAATGATGATTAAAAGAATAATTATTAGGAAATCTTTCTGGTTCTGGGTACCTttgtgtggggagagggagaaactaTTTGGTATGATATAGAAGATATTTTTCCGAACTAGAGAGAGCATTGCTGTTCACTGAAAGCCAGTATAAACACCCTCTATTTTTCACCGATATGGAGGTGTTTGGGCAGATCACTGTATAACCAAGTGCACACACTTCAGTGGGTGTGTATGATTTTCAAAGGAAAGCAATTTTAGAAATCTGGACCGATCCCCAGTGCTCATTCAATACTGGAACTCATTTGAAACAGGAGATACTTGGAGCCTACTTGGTTAAACCAGCTGTGCCATGTTATGGCATCTTCATCAAGGGTAAATGCACGATCTGGAGAAGTCTTTGGGTCCATCCTTCCAATTCTCACTCTATGAAAGGATTGGTTGGAGGAAATAATCCAGTTGATAATATCCAAGCCACTTAGTACCTCTCCATACTGGTTGAAGGAGACCTCATTTCCTGCAGTGTTGTTAAATGTGATACTTCTCAAAAAGCGGTGGAGCtagattgaaaaacaaaacaaaacaaaacaaaacaaaacaaaacaaaacaaaggaaggaaTTTAGTGAAGACTGACTTTTGATCTTTCAGACAAAGATCTATTGTAGAGATGGTGAAACTTGTTCCCATAAAGGCATGTTAACACACAGGAAAACCTTTCTCATTTAATGTTGAATGGAGCCCAGAGTCAATGAAAGATGGTGACGGAGCTTGATCTGGTGGATTTTCCAATAAATTTTCTCTGACACACATCCTgctttcttgttgtttttgtcAGTGTCCTACCTCTCAGGAGTGGTGTGGGATCACTTGATCTGATGAAGCATTTGTGGAATAGGGGATGCTAGGagagcaatgacaataaagatatagtTATTGTTATCGATGCAGATGCCTCTGgctgccatcactgcttcctggctGGAATTTGAGCCGCATCTGAATTGATTGTGTGGCATCTcacagccccaccccccaccatggACATTTTCTGCTGGAATAAGCTCATTAACTTATTCCCCTTTCATCTGTGTAGTACCATCATTGTTTAGCTAAAATTTGCAAGCATTTCAATATTTCATACTAACTGAAAAGTATAGCTACAACACTGGTTTCCTCTTTCTCACACCCATGCAGAAAGTTGCAAATCCAGGCAGCAAAGAGCAGAGCAGTGAGGAACCCCAGTTTTTGGGAGGAAAAAACATTATTCCAAGGTGCTATGCAAGGTGAGAAACTTCTGCCCATTACCTTCCAAAACTGTTGGTTCCAATCCTTCTGTCTCTTTTTGTGAACCATTCCTCTGAAGTTAGATGAGGTCAACACATGCAAAGCATGGGCCACGGCATAAACAGCATTGTAGATGCTATAGCTGGGGCCTGTCATACTCATTTCAAAAAAATTCCGAGGAAGACTCTCCAGCTTTTCTTCTCCAGTGCAAATATTCCACTGCACCTTGCCAGCCATGGAATTTGGGAATTGACAGCCAAAGGCCTGTTGCCAGAAGTCCCTGAGAAAACCATCTCCATCTGTAATGGATGGATTTCTGCTCTTAACATATTGATGAAAACCTTCTAGTTCTTGCAAATGAATTGCAAAAGATATAGTGCCTTGGAACACATCTAAATCCCAATTCCTTTGAAAGCTATATGAAGTGAATAACACCTGGGCTGTTGTGATCCAcactttaccttttatattcatTGTCACAGGCACTATGTTTTTTAGATAGGGAAGCCATCTTAAAAATATCATTGCATAAGATTCTCCATAGACCAGCACTACGTTAGCTTTGCTGCTCATTATTTCATCATGCAATTTTGCCCCTACTTGAATCATGTCATCAGTTGCAGTGGCAAAACTAATTGCTGGAATTTTTTCTTGAAAGGCAAAGCAAATACCACTCTCTGCAAACACTGGGAGCACAGTgtgcacaaatctttctccattgtCGTTATCCATCACAAGGACCCCAATCCATGTCcatctgaaatgcagaagcaaagagagaattccTGCAAATTGGTGCCGTTCCTGGGGGGCCATCTGGTAGAAGGAAAATCCTGGGGTTTGatcattcatcactggagcagGGCCATATGTGAGCTAAGGAGAGATTGGAGAAATAAATGTTAGGTTGGAAATTCTTATTTTAACATATCAAAAGTGGCATCAAATCCTATGAATAATTATCCCTTAAAAGGGGCTATAGGTAATCAGCTGGTATTCACCACAAACCAATTAATAAAGGGACATCAGAATATGTGTTACACTGAATCAGACAAGTAGTCTGGTTTGTGTCATTATGAATCTCAGTTATACTTTGTGACTATCATGTGACAATCATTTCATTCCCCATCCTTATTTATGAGGGTTTTCTTAGTCTTGGAACAatgagaagaggaaggaaggaagggccacCCATCCATTTTTAGTGCACCCCCTTCTGGTTCCAACCCACACAAAACAAAATCTGGAAAGACCAAGGAAGTATGAAAATGGTATTGGATTCAAATATTCCACACACAGACAGAAGTgccctacctgtggaatcttatagAGATGCAAGATAGTTGACATATGAAGGGAAGTTTCAGTGTCAAGTCCCCCAATGACAGCTGTCAGATTATTCTGGATATCACATATATAGTTGGGGACAAATTTCTCCAGTGTGGATAAAAGTAGCATTGTGGCATGACAGGTCTTCCTTGCATTGacatagctgtcatagatgtggaagcccaaGGTGACGTTTGGTAAGATGTGATGGTTTTCATTGATCTCCTTTACTGCAAATGctaaggccaggatgtgctggtaacCCTTAGGCACCACCCTAGAACAAGAGTTGCAATCTTTGTCAAAATGATATCTCATACTGCTAAATACTTTGCATTTAAACTCAGAAGTTAATTATTTTAGTGCGAGGTGGCCCTAACAAGGACCATAAGATGAAATAATCAGATTTCAACTTCAGAAGAGAAGAGAAGTTTTCCTATTCATTCTACCAGGTTGCAGAAAGTTTATAAGAATGCATGCCTCTCAATAAAGTGTTATACATTTCCATGTGGAACAatgagattttttccccttttggtaTTCTATTAACTTCCTAAACCTAATACCACCATCCTCTCTATTTTCAATAAGAGATGGATTTGAAGGGAATTATTCCCAAATATGTATGTATAGAGTTTTAGGACTGTTCATTTCAGTGACAAAATAAGTAGAAGTAAATAATAATAGCTAAGTTCTTACACAAGCTCTTCAGGCAACTCCAGTGGGACTTGTTCAGTGAAGGTTGCTGGATTGGAGAGGAAGCCACCATGAGAAGCAATGCCACCAATGATAAAATCTCCTGACTGATGGTACTTATGAAGTGGCTGGTGTATATACTGAATCCTGCAGTTTGCTATGTGGACCTGACATGTCTTTTGAGTAAATAGTGCTAGTTGCAAGACAACAAAAACTGCTGTCTTCCATACAAGGGCACATCTAACTTTTATCCACATATTCATGTAATCCCTTCTACAGCACTGTCAATACATTAAAACTGGCTAACCTGAAAAGTAGTTTAATTTCACGAGAGGCTATATTTATAACATTTCCCACAAACTTTGCTTTGAGTATTTACATTGGTCACTGAAATTGCACCATGGATTTGAGAAGCAGCAGAATTAATTATAGTCCTTTTGACTATAGGAAGGTGATTATTAAGTTAAAATGCTGAGTTCCCTGTAGGATTGCTGGAGAATAGTCAGAACTGTCATCTTAAATTCCCCTTGGTTCTATAATATAGGAGCCGTAGTGCAGAGAGGAATTTTGAAGTTGTAGCCAAAGGCGATTCCAAAGTGTAAAGTGGTATATGTAGCAAGTTGGTATAAGGGCATGGCAACCTGGGTTCACAGCTCTggtcactgagatccagcaccgagggccttctggtggttccctcattgtgagaagtgaggttacagggaatcagacagaggcccttctcggtaggggcacccaccctgtggaacaccctcccatcagatgtcaaggaaataagcagctatcctatttttaaaagatatctgaaggcagccctgtttagggaagtttttaatatttaatgctgtattgtttttaacacttgattgggagccgcccagtgtggctggggaaactcaaccagatgggtggggtataaataaattattattattattattattattattattattattattattattattatcattatgaggCGTGACAGCAATTCTGTGTATAGTAGTTATTTGAGAGAGAGCTCTATTGAACTCTGGAATTCTTAACTCAGCTGTTAGGAGCTGGAGTCAGAAGTAGGTCAGTAATAAAACACCCAGTGAGAGTGAGGTTAGCTCCTTATTTAAAGAAACCAAACCAATGCAGGCATAATGATCACAACAATTCATCCcaataggtcttgccccaatgaggcagttgtgaggactgaacaTCCTTGCCTTTCTACTGCTCTCTAAGGCTCTTCTCCTAGGTCATTCTCTAGCAACCGGAggctccttcctctcctctctctttcctcccccctcttcaTTCCTTCTGTGTTTTAGaagaccagggaggaggggagctggtcacagcaggagggcgagactccctggcttcctcAGCTGTCTGCCCCcactccagtctctgcttctgccTTTGATTCTGGACTGCCTtttgccacagcctcttcctgctcactaaacactgttaccccttcagcttgtgacacctcctcctctcagccTGCTCCCTATTATccatctgaccactcatcatcatcccaccaccaatctcctggatctgagtcttcttccccttGGAACAGCTGATGCCTCCTACCACTCTTCTGCatctagccagtccatgacatcagcATGGTTTTTCAAATTTCAACATGCAAACCATATTTAGCTTCAAGAAAAGATATTTAGTGAGCTAAAAGGCaacctttagcttttaattagaaatataagcaaaagaaaaaaccctGTCTCTGCTTAACAGTTTCCCCTAATCTCTGAGTTTTGTATGCTGTTTGTTCACAAGCAACAGCAAAACTTGAAAGGTTCATGATCTTTGCATTAGCAGAGAAGCCCCGCCATTTGCCCTTGTGCTGCGGCAGATGACACCACTCCTGTTCTGGAGAAAAAACACCCCAGAACTGTGCTCTGTCAGTTCCTGCTGCTGTTCACCATGACAAGAGGCATTTGGATTTGGCATATCAAGAAACGGACATcagaaataacagcaacaaactgTTTATTGAGGTTATTAATACTGCACATTTGGAAGCAATAGGATGAGTAAAAACTGATActtcttgaaataaaaattgcCCGGTCAAAAAATACAGTTCAAAAGCTTTTCTAACAGAACTTACTccaaaacaaacttaaaacaaTAAAGTTAGATGTCCTGATCCCAACTCAGACAAAAACCTCATAGAAATATGAATATCTCCATGCAGAGCTGAAATCAAAGCTCTGCCTCTCCAAATAGCCTGCATTTAAGCCTTAGGCTGTCTTTCTTGGAGAGACTCAAGAGATGCTGTTGACATACTCCATCTAGTGAACACTCTTTGCTCCTGACTCCAGTGCTTCTCCATTCATACTTCTGGCTACTAGGACAGTTTTGCTGATTGCTAAACCCCACTGGGTTTAACCTTTTCCAGCCTCCTTCTTTTGATCTTCACCAGCATAGTGTAACTATGACACAGGTGGAAAGTAGCTTAATACTGAAGCATCAGCTCTCCACTTTCCCAACAGCTTTCATTGGTCTTTGCCAGACTATATAACCTATATCAGCTGAGAAACTGGtgtcttttgtttaaaatgtttctgCTGATGGCTGCTGCAGGCCTTGCTGGCCCTGATCCTTTTGTAAAATTGATTTATATTGCTTGATGTGTGACAAATATAGCTTTGCTCATGGTAAAACTTTaagtgtatttatttatgtatcaAACCCTTGGTTCAATGGTTAAAGCAGTCCCTTAGATCATTCCAGAAACAGCTACCAATACAGAGCTCCTCCTCTGTATTCAGCTCACTGAATATTTAGGATTCAGCACTGAATCTGAGTTTATTAGTTTTGATCAATGTATCTCCTTACTGAAGCAAATATAATTCACAATTacagaagagggggaaatgttaGTCAATTGCATGTAAAAACATAGTGTAGCAGGCCAATACAATAATGCAATATAATTAAATCTCTTGAACTGCAGAGTAAGGCACAAGGCTTGATTATTATGAATGCTAGAGCAATAATAGTCTCTCCTAGAATATGTGGTACAGTATACCAAAAAGTAGCAACTCTcttttgaagaggaaaaaattATGGTACCTATTTAAGATTGATTATACCTTCTCAGTTAACAGAGAGGTACATCTATTTCCGTTCAAAGCCAAACTACCATTTTACAGCATATCTGTATCAGTTTTGTAGCCCTTAAAGTTTATTCTTTTTGAGGAGAAGGGGAAAAGTAAAAGAGATTGGCTTTCTTCTCTGGAgtcttgtatttttttaaaaaatgtattcatttaaacaaaaatatttatttcagcgacacaagaagaagaaagaaagaaagaaatacaatagAGCTGAATGTAAAGGAAATTTAAACATACAAAGAAAGTGCAAATCTGGCTTGATTCATGGAAATttgttgaaaataataataataattaccggAGTTGAGGGTAGTAAAAATGCTCTATTTATAAATATCAGAAAATGGTCCTCGAGGTCTTATGATATTCTCACTTAAAAGTAACTAAGCATTCCAAAAAGCAACTAAGAATTCCAAATTCCTATTTCAAAGGAAGCATTTGAACATCGTTATAAtgataaacatatttttaatagcccacattccccccccaaacgtttttgtttgtttgtcctgtATTATACCTTCATTACTGAGTTATTTATTCCGCAGTAGCTTTGGACCAGATTTGATGATACGATACATCATTATTTAGTTCCTCTCATCATTTCCATATTCTCATGATAACCATACTGGTGGCTATCAATAACAACATAATCAATTATTTATTCAAACTATATTTGGCCCACCTCATACCCCTAGTAATGCTAATGAAGGAAATGGTATCAGTGCTGGTTTAGTAATTAAATTAACTTCTAGGAAAACAAACTCCCCAAAGTGGAAATATGTGACTttatggggtgttttttttaaataaaaaaaccaacagcTGCATTTAGGGGACAGATTGGAGTTAATGGATGGTAAAATTACCAGGGTATAATATCACCTAAGGAGTATCTTAAAAATAGGGGAGAAATAGATGAATCTTTGCTGAATTAATTTCATAGGCATCTTGTTCCATATTATTTCCTATTTAATGAGGTAAATATTAGAACACAAATTTATAGGAAATCTTGTATAATTGATGTGTTGATCATATATAAAAAACTGGGGTTTATTTTTGTAGATAAAAGAAGAAAGTGTGGACTGGGTAGGAATTAGTAGCATTCATCTAGATTTGAAAGTTGCAACTGTAGTTTTTAAGCAAGGGacttttctgtgcttttttgGATTCCAAGtgatttttttccccagctgATGAGAATTAGACAACAGTGAAATATGTATAAGCCTTTATATGTATGTATGCACAAATATTTGATGCATATACAGAGAGAAAAATGCACATACACCCTTTTGATTAGAAAAGGacagtctttttttctttctttctttagtttTTCTTTCTTATTAGCTGCTCCCTGTTGTTCAGCTGAGGCCTGAACACAATAAtataacattttggggaaaagatgcaacccagcagtCCAGCACCAGAGgctaagatagagaagatctccacagcaaccatgtattttcccttggtgctcaggtaggatgGAATAAAggataaccaaacactgcaaaagaccaacatgctgaaactgatgaacttggcttcattgaagctgTCAGGTAATTTCCTGGCCAGGAAAGCGACAATGAAACTAATAATTGCCAGGAAGCCCATATAGCTCAGGACAACATAAAACATCATTACAGACCCCTCATTGCATTCTAGTATAATTTCTTTAGCCACTGAGTAACTGTCTACATCTGGAAATGGGGGAAAGGTTGCTAGCCACACAATACAGATCCCTGCCTGGACAAAGGAGCAGCAAAGGACAATGGTGTTGGCCAATCCCTTCCCCACCCATCTCCTCATCCTGGATCcaggtttggtggccatgaaagccaggaccacagtgatggtttttgccaatacacaagaaacagccactgagaagatgatgccaaaagtggTTTGTCGGAGGAGACATGTCAGCTTCTCTGGCTGGCCCAGGAAGAGCTgtgcacaaaggaagcagagcaggagagaaatgaggagagtgtaggtgaggttccTGTTGTTTGCAATGACTATGGGAGTGTCATGGTGCTTCACAAATGTACCCAGCACCAGAGCTGTGATCAGAGAAAATGAAAGCGAAAAGCAGACTAAACTgatgcccaaaggttcttcataagacaagaagcttATATCCTTGGGAATACATGCATCTCGGTTCTTGCTTGGATAGTCTTTGTCTGAGCATTTATCACAGTTACTCATATCTGGAAAAAAGAAAGGTACAGTCCCCAGTTGATACACATTCCATCCATCACATCAACATTGAGGGATGCTCAAAAGCTGTAACATGACTTGgtaattcaaaagatattttggttacgTTAATATTCCCAAAGTAAAATCATTTTTAGAAATACATAAATTCATTAAAAATGACTttcaagtacttgcagttatattatatattaatattatttacagaactgatttaattttattattattatttagcattacagtggcacctcaggttaaagccactcccgacataatgagggggtggggttgcgggttCATGCCCCCAACtacaatctcgcggggctggcgtcagcccggCGGGACTCAGGGATTCCCCTAGCTCATCATTATTCATCACCCTCAGCGCCAGCCAATCGGATGGCGCTGGGGGCGGGCTTACCAGGTGCACTTAAGGTCAGGGCAGCCCTGACTCGCCCCCTTTTCTTTCCTACAGCAGCtgcattacagtggcacctcgggttaagtacttaatttgttccggaggtccgttcttaacctgaaactgttcttaacctgaagcacattttagctaatggagcctcctgctgctgcctcgccgctggagcatgatttctgttctcatcctgaagcaaagttcttaacccgaggtactatttctgggttagcggaga
Protein-coding regions in this window:
- the LOC114583215 gene encoding vomeronasal type-2 receptor 26-like, which codes for MAGKVQWNICTGEEKLESLPRNFFEMSMTGPSYSIYNAVYAVAHALHVLTSSNFRGMVHKKRQKDWNQQFWKLHRFLRSITFNNTAGNEVSFNQYGEVLSGLDIINWIISSNQSFHRVRIGRMDPKTSPDRAFTLDEDAITWHSWFNQVQPHSVCTVSCQPGSSKKVKEGEPFCCYDCIPCPDGKISNREDMNDCNKCSDENYPSKRKDTCIPKDISFLSYEESLGISLAFLSLSFALITALVLGIFLKNHKTPIVKANNRNLTYTLLISLQLCFLCALLFIGQPENATCLLRQTAFGIIFSVAVSCVLAKTITVVLAFMATKPGSRMRKWVGKRLAYSIVLSCSLIQTGICIVWLATSPPFLDIDMHSMAEEIILECNEGSVTMFYCVLVYMGFLAIVSLTVAFLARKLPDSFNEAKFITFSMLVFCSVWLSFVPSYLSTKGKYMVAVEIFSVLASSAGLFGCIFSPKCYILLLQPQLNNREQIIRRKE